In a single window of the Clarias gariepinus isolate MV-2021 ecotype Netherlands chromosome 16, CGAR_prim_01v2, whole genome shotgun sequence genome:
- the dnajc7 gene encoding dnaJ homolog subfamily C member 7 — protein MATVGNGAAADPEMDSLSDEEIEREAEGYKEQGNAYYVQKDYSEAFKYYTRAIDVCPKNASYYGNRAATLMMLSRYREALEDSQQAVRLDDTFVKGHLREGKCHLLLGNAMAASRCFQKVLELESDNSQAQQELKNAESILEYERMAEIGFDKRDFRMVVFCMDRALESASACHRFKVLKAECLALLGRYPEAQSVASDILRMDSTNGDALYVRGLCLYYEDCIDKAVQFFVQALRMAPDHEKARLACRNAKALKAKKEEGNQAFKEGNFEEAYELYSEALTIDPNNIKTNAKLYCNRATVGSKLKKLEQAIEDCTKAIKLDESYIKAYLRRAQCYMDTEQYEEAVRDYEKVYQTEKTKEHKTLLKNAQLELKKSKRKDYYKVLGVEKNATEDEIKKAYRKRALMHHPDRHSGASAEVQKEEEKKFKEVGEAFTVLSDPKKKSRYDSGHDLEDEDMNMDFDANNIFKAFFGGPSGFSFEASGPGNFFFQFG, from the exons GGAAGCCGAGGGCTACAAAGAGCAGGGAAATGCGTACTACGTTCAGAAGGACTACTCCGAAGCATTTAAGTACTACACCAGGGCTATCG ATGTGTGCCCCAAGAACGCCAGTTACTATGGCAACCGTGCAGCTACACTCATGATGCTGAGCCGCTACCGGGAGGCTCTGGAAGACTCCCAGCAAGCTGTAAGGCTAGACGACACCTTCGTAAAG GGTCACTTACGGGAGGGCAAGTGCCACCTGTTGCTTGGCAATGCTATGGCTGCCAGTCGGTGTTTCCAGAAGGTTCTGGAGCTGGAATCTGACAACAGCCAGGCTCAGCAGGaa CTAAAAAACGCAGAGTCCATTTTGGAGTACGAGCGCATGGCGGAGATCGGCTTCGACAAACGAGACTTCAGAATG GTGGTGTTCTGTATGGATCGAGCCCTGGAGTCAGCCTCTGCGTGTCACAGATTTAAGGTGCTGAAGGCGGAATGCCTGGCGCTGCTCGGCCGCTACCCAGAAGCTCAATCTGTTGCCAG TGATATCTTGCGGATGGACTCCACTAATGGTGATGCCCTGTATGTGAGGGGTTTGTGTTTATATTATGAAGACTGTATCGATAAAGCTGTGCAGTTCTTCGTTCAGGCACTCCGCATGGCACCAGATCATGAGAAGGCCCGTCTCGCCTGCAGA AATGCCAAAGCTCTGAAGGCTAAGAAAGAAGAAGGGAACCAGGCGTTTAAAGAGGGCAATTTTGAAGAGGCTTACGAGCTGTACTCTGAGGCCCTGACCATCGATCCCAACAACATCAAAACTAACGCCAAGCTTTACTGCAACCGAGCCACCGTCGGCTCCAAG TTAAAGAAACTGGAGCAGGCCATTGAAGACTGTACAAAAGCCATTAAACTGGATGAATCCTATATTAAAGCATACTTGCGAAGAGCCCAGTG TTATATGGACACGGAACAGTATGAAGAAGCTGTGAGGGACTATGAGAAAGTCTATCAGACAGAGAAAACTAAAG AACACAAGACTTTATTGAAGAACGCTCAGCTGGAGCTGAAAAAGAGCAAACGGAAAGATTACTATAAAGTTCTAGGAGTGGAAAAAAACGCGACAGAAGACGAGATCAAGAAAGCCTACCGCAAACGGGCCCTTATGCACCATCCAG ATCGGCACAGCGGAGCGAGTGCCGAGGTACAGAAGGAAGAGGAAAAGAAGTTTAAAGAAGTGGGTGAGGCTTTCACCGTGCTCTCAGACCCCAAGAAGAAATCTCGTTACGACAGCGGCCATGATTTGGAAGATGAAGACATGAACATGG atTTCGATGCCAACAACATTTTCAAAGCTTTCTTTGGCGGCCCAAGTGGTTTCAGTTTCGAAG CATCCGGACCTGGAAATTTCTTTTTCCAGTTCGGCTAA